A single genomic interval of Rubripirellula reticaptiva harbors:
- a CDS encoding PEP-CTERM sorting domain-containing protein, translated as MIKRMLLGLAVALAIGSSGACNAAIVVSGEFFPVTEQFTGDVAIGIYATSNVDTVILSYNVPTLFTNPAVASFVSFEATNFGFGTETANVLSAPFAANRGFSGAAGNVPAIANQRLKVGEITFSVSNAPAGQTEVGQFLNTGFDANFFQFNTSQGTVNASNGLATVGNPSLGIQATAVPEPSSLGVLAIGLVASTFRGRRKRVA; from the coding sequence ATGATCAAGAGAATGTTGCTAGGACTTGCTGTTGCTTTGGCAATTGGTTCTAGCGGTGCATGCAATGCGGCCATCGTGGTTTCGGGAGAATTTTTCCCCGTCACCGAGCAATTCACAGGCGATGTCGCGATTGGAATTTATGCCACATCCAACGTAGATACGGTAATTTTGTCGTACAACGTTCCGACGTTGTTTACGAACCCGGCGGTTGCGAGCTTCGTGAGCTTCGAAGCAACCAATTTTGGATTCGGAACTGAAACGGCGAATGTCTTGAGTGCTCCATTTGCCGCGAATCGCGGTTTTTCAGGAGCAGCCGGAAATGTGCCGGCGATTGCCAATCAGCGATTGAAGGTTGGCGAGATTACCTTTTCGGTATCCAATGCCCCTGCGGGACAGACCGAAGTCGGTCAATTTCTCAACACAGGCTTCGATGCAAACTTCTTTCAGTTCAACACTTCCCAAGGCACCGTGAACGCCAGCAACGGGCTCGCGACTGTCGGAAACCCCTCGCTTGGAATTCAAGCCACAGCAGTGCCCGAGCCATCTTCGTTGGGTGTACTTGCGATTGGTTTGGTGGCCAGTACTTTTCGTGGTCGCCGCAAGCGAGTTGCCTAG